In Skermanella sp. TT6, one genomic interval encodes:
- a CDS encoding SDR family NAD(P)-dependent oxidoreductase produces MTAIFSLAGRKALVTGGSRGIGAAVVELFARHGAEVALCHYRDEANAGALAARLDGEGFTVHAMHCDVADEADVAAMAAWAKERLGQVDILVNCAGIGGDKPFTGITVADWDRMIGVHLRGTFLVTHAFFGGMVERSYGRVINFASQLAYKGAPGLAHYCAAKAGIVGFTRALSYEGAPHGVMVNAIAPGPVETELLMGLTEEWRAMKKAQLPIGRFGQVEEIAPTVLLLASPAGAFYAGQTLSPNGGDVMV; encoded by the coding sequence ATGACGGCCATTTTCAGTCTCGCCGGCCGGAAGGCGCTGGTCACGGGCGGCAGCCGCGGCATCGGCGCCGCCGTGGTCGAGCTGTTCGCCCGCCACGGTGCCGAGGTGGCGCTGTGCCACTACCGCGACGAGGCCAACGCCGGGGCGCTGGCCGCCCGGCTCGACGGCGAGGGCTTCACCGTCCACGCAATGCACTGCGACGTCGCGGACGAGGCGGATGTCGCGGCCATGGCTGCCTGGGCGAAGGAGCGGCTGGGGCAGGTGGACATCCTGGTCAACTGCGCCGGCATCGGCGGCGACAAGCCCTTCACCGGGATCACCGTCGCCGACTGGGACCGCATGATCGGCGTCCACCTGCGCGGCACCTTCCTGGTCACCCATGCCTTCTTCGGGGGGATGGTTGAACGGTCCTACGGCCGCGTCATCAATTTCGCCTCGCAGCTCGCCTACAAGGGCGCTCCCGGCCTGGCGCATTACTGCGCCGCGAAGGCGGGCATCGTCGGCTTCACCCGAGCGCTGTCCTACGAGGGGGCGCCCCACGGCGTTATGGTCAACGCGATCGCTCCCGGCCCGGTCGAGACGGAGCTGCTGATGGGGCTGACCGAGGAATGGCGCGCCATGAAGAAGGCGCAGCTTCCGATCGGCCGCTTCGGGCAGGTCGAGGAGATCGCCCCCACCGTACTGCTGCTCGCCTCCCCGGCGGGCGCCTTCTATGCCGGCCAGACGCTGTCGCCCAACGGCGGCGACGTGATGGTCTGA
- a CDS encoding SDR family NAD(P)-dependent oxidoreductase, whose amino-acid sequence MPTVLITGAGIGIGRATATAFGAAGYHVVLTDVLDAVGAEAAAGIVASGGRAEFHRLDVRDTAGAEAIVASVTAAHGGIDVVVANAGIAHKVPLADLTDEKWNHTLDIDLGGVMRIVRAAAPGMRERRSGSVIAMSSIMGVAYGWNEHVHYSAAKSGVVGLVRGLAVELARDGVRVNGIAPGYIRTAQALSEVHSLGPAGLEAAADYIPMGRVGEPEEIADVALFLASPAARYITGQVIVVDGGLLVGRY is encoded by the coding sequence ATGCCGACTGTACTGATAACGGGAGCCGGCATCGGGATAGGCCGTGCCACGGCGACAGCCTTCGGAGCCGCCGGCTATCATGTCGTCCTGACCGACGTGCTCGACGCCGTGGGGGCGGAGGCTGCGGCCGGGATCGTCGCCTCCGGCGGGCGGGCGGAGTTCCACCGGCTGGACGTGCGCGATACCGCCGGGGCGGAAGCGATCGTCGCCTCGGTCACTGCCGCCCATGGCGGCATCGACGTGGTGGTCGCCAATGCCGGCATCGCGCACAAGGTCCCGCTGGCGGACCTGACCGACGAGAAGTGGAACCACACCCTCGACATCGACCTGGGCGGGGTCATGAGGATCGTGCGCGCGGCGGCTCCCGGCATGCGCGAGCGGCGCAGCGGCAGCGTGATTGCAATGTCCTCGATCATGGGTGTCGCCTACGGCTGGAACGAGCACGTCCACTATTCCGCCGCGAAGTCGGGCGTGGTCGGGCTGGTCCGCGGCCTCGCGGTCGAACTGGCACGCGACGGCGTCCGGGTCAACGGCATCGCACCCGGATACATCCGCACCGCCCAGGCTCTGTCGGAGGTCCACTCGCTCGGTCCAGCCGGGCTGGAGGCCGCGGCCGACTACATCCCGATGGGCCGCGTCGGCGAGCCTGAAGAAATTGCCGATGTCGCGTTGTTCCTCGCATCGCCCGCCGCCCGTTACATCACGGGACAGGTCATCGTCGTGGACGGCGGCCTGCTCGTCGGACGGTATTGA
- the hydA gene encoding dihydropyrimidinase, whose amino-acid sequence MSDFDLVIRGGTVVTAADTVRADVGIRSGRIAAVADRLEDGAARVDASGLLVMPGGIDSHVHLAQPAFGGPAMADGFETGTRSAIAGGNTTVIPFALQPRGASLRASVADYHKEADGRSYCDYGFHLIISDPTASVLGQELPALVDDGYTSFKVFMTYDDLVLNDRQLLEVFDCARGCGALVMVHCEGYDAIRFMTERLEQAGRKAPYYHAVSRPESVEREATHRAISHAELTDVPVMIVHVSGREPMEQIRWAQRKGLKVYGETCPQYIALTADDLKGLNMDETGGKYVCSPPPRDHASWEAIWEGIRTGVFQTFSSDHCPFYYEGEQGKLNPKARTSFRWVPNGIPGVETRLPILYSKGVVEGRISLNEFVALTSTNHAKMYGLYPRKGSIAPGFDADLVLWDPNRKETIRQELMHHGADYTPYEGMAVTGWPVATYLRGMLVAEEGRIVGEPGDGGFLKRGLSPYAVPAHGREI is encoded by the coding sequence ATGAGTGATTTCGATCTGGTCATCCGCGGTGGCACCGTCGTGACCGCTGCGGACACGGTCAGGGCCGACGTTGGCATCCGGTCCGGCCGGATCGCGGCCGTCGCCGACCGGCTGGAGGATGGTGCGGCCCGGGTCGATGCCTCCGGCCTGCTGGTGATGCCGGGCGGCATCGACAGCCACGTCCACCTGGCCCAGCCGGCGTTCGGCGGCCCCGCCATGGCGGACGGGTTCGAGACCGGCACGCGCTCCGCCATCGCCGGCGGCAACACCACCGTGATCCCCTTCGCGCTCCAGCCGCGCGGCGCGTCGCTACGCGCCAGCGTCGCCGACTACCACAAGGAGGCCGACGGCAGGAGCTATTGCGATTACGGTTTTCACCTGATCATCAGCGACCCGACCGCCAGCGTCCTGGGCCAGGAGCTGCCGGCGCTGGTGGACGACGGCTACACCTCGTTCAAGGTCTTCATGACTTATGATGACCTGGTGCTGAACGACCGCCAGTTGCTGGAGGTGTTCGACTGCGCGCGGGGCTGCGGCGCGCTGGTCATGGTCCATTGCGAAGGCTACGACGCGATCCGCTTCATGACCGAGCGGCTGGAGCAGGCCGGCAGGAAGGCGCCCTACTACCACGCGGTCTCGCGCCCCGAGTCGGTCGAGCGCGAGGCGACGCATCGCGCCATCAGCCATGCCGAGCTGACCGACGTGCCGGTCATGATCGTCCATGTTTCCGGCCGCGAACCGATGGAGCAGATCCGCTGGGCGCAGCGCAAGGGCCTTAAGGTCTATGGCGAGACCTGCCCCCAGTACATCGCGCTGACGGCGGACGACCTGAAGGGTCTCAACATGGACGAGACCGGCGGCAAATACGTCTGTTCCCCGCCGCCGCGCGACCACGCGAGCTGGGAGGCAATCTGGGAGGGTATCCGCACGGGCGTGTTCCAGACCTTCTCCTCCGACCATTGCCCGTTCTACTACGAGGGCGAGCAGGGCAAGCTGAATCCCAAGGCGCGGACCTCGTTCCGGTGGGTGCCGAACGGCATCCCCGGCGTCGAGACGCGGCTTCCGATCCTGTACTCGAAGGGCGTGGTCGAGGGACGGATCAGCCTGAACGAGTTCGTGGCGCTCACCTCGACCAACCACGCCAAGATGTACGGGCTCTACCCGCGCAAGGGATCGATCGCGCCCGGCTTCGACGCCGACCTCGTCCTGTGGGACCCCAACCGCAAGGAAACGATCCGGCAGGAACTGATGCACCATGGCGCCGACTACACGCCTTACGAGGGCATGGCGGTCACCGGCTGGCCGGTCGCCACGTATCTCCGCGGCATGCTGGTCGCGGAGGAGGGCCGGATCGTCGGCGAACCGGGCGACGGCGGGTTCCTGAAACGAGGGTTGTCGCCCTATGCGGTGCCTGCGCATGGCCGTGAAATCTGA